Proteins from one Asterias rubens chromosome 21, eAstRub1.3, whole genome shotgun sequence genomic window:
- the LOC117304573 gene encoding acylpyruvase FAHD1, mitochondrial-like, with the protein MATSNLSRFVETGRKIVCVGRNYAAHASELGNPLPSEPLIFLKPTTAFITEGTPIQAPPGCKNLHHEVELGVVISQPGNNISESSAMDHVGGYALALDMTARDFQDAIKKKGAPWTLAKMFDTSCPVSGFLAKEKIPDPQNLQLWLKVNGEMRQDGNTKDMIFTIPTLLSYISKYITLQEGDLILTGTPAGVGPVSSGDIITCGLRENSSTTDKLNISFTVADM; encoded by the exons ATGGCGACTTCCAATTTGTCTCGTTTCGTGGAAACTGGTCGCAAGATTGTCTGCGTTGGTCGAAATTACGC GGCCCATGCCTCAGAGCTAGGAAACCCTCTGCCCTCAGAACCACTCATCTTCCTAAAGCCAACCACGGCTTTCATCACTGAAGGCACTCCTATTCAA GCCCCGCCCGGATGTAAAAATCTTCACCATGAAGTTGAACTGGGTGTGGTCATATCACAACCTGGTAACAACATCTCCGAGTCCTCGGCAATGGACCATGTGGGCGGTTACGCCCTCGCTCTAGACATGACGGCCAGGGACTTTCAGGACGCCATCAAGAAGAAAGGAGCGCCGTGGACATTAGCGAAGATGTTCGACACCTCTTGCCCTGTGAGTGGTTTTCTcgccaaggagaaaatacctgACCCTCAAAATCTCCAGCTTTGGCTGAAAGTCAATGGGGAGATGCGACAGGACGGTAACACCAAAGACATGATCTTTACTATCCCCACTTTGCTGAGTTACATCAGCAAGTACATCACACTTCAAGAAGGGGACCTTATACTGACTGGGACACCTGCTGGTGTCGGACCAGTGTCCAGTGGTGACATAATCACGTGTGGTCTCAGAGAGAACTCGTCTACGACAGATAAACTGAACATTTCGTTTACAGTTGCTGATATGTAG